TCCACAATACGATCCCACTATGAAAGCGGCGTTCACCAGTGGCGGTATGGTCAGTCGTGCCGAAGTGGAGCGGGAGTTTGCGGAATTAAACGATGCACTGGGCAACCCCAGCAACGAAGAGTTGATTCAGAAGGCAGTATCTAAACGCTGGGTTTACGATCAGTTTCACGCCTCTGATAACCTCGGCGAGTCTTACCGTTATGGTTCAGGCCGCGATAAACGCTATGTGGATCAGAATATGACCAAAGCAGAATATCAGGAAATTTATAGCGGCCCACGTCCCTCCGCTGCGGAGCCCCGGCCTGCACGCTATTACCCGCCCACTGCTGGCGGCAGTTCCGGCGCACCGCAGCGTAGCGCCAGCACCCGTACTCGTCGTGCTTCCGTTTATGAACCGGCAGCAGAGGTCTCTGAGCGCCTGCGGCGTATGTCGATGTCTGAAGAACCACGCCCCCGACGTCAGTCCTTTGCGGCGGAGCGGCCATCCACGTCACGCCGTCAGTCATTTGCCGGCGAAAGGGAGCCGCGTTATTCAACGCAACCCTCCCGTTCCGCCCGGGTGGAAGTGCGCGACCCGCAGCCAGAATCCTCGCGCCGTTCACGTCGTCACCGCGATCGCGAACGTGAGGGCGAACTGAACAGTCGCAGCGCCCGCTTTGCATCATTTTTCTTCCGCTGATAACCCTTGAGAGGCTACGATGGCTGGTTCTGATACCCTGAAAAATTTATTGATACCGCTGCTGCAAGCCGCAGGTGAAGCGGCCCCGGTGCTGGACGATTCAGACAGCTATACCCTGTCGCTCAGTCAGGATCTGATGCTGGAGCTGAGTGAAACCCCGCAGGAATTTCTGACCGTCAGTTGCCTGCTCGACATTCCGCCAGAGCGCTATGATGAGTGGGAAACGCTGGCCATCTTACTGCAAAGCAATCTGCTGGGGCTGGAGCACCCACCGATCATTACCGGCCTGCTGATCGAACAGAAAAAGGTGATCCTCTGGACGCGTCAGCCGTTTGTGGTGATGGATACGCAATCAATGAAAGTGCTGGTAGAGCGCTTTGCCCAACAGGCTGAGCATGTGCAGGCCTGGCTACTGGAAACGCCAGAGATGACATCCGCAGAGGCGTAACTGTCGCCGCAGGCTCACCTAACACAAATCATTCGCGTTTGTAAGGCACACAATTCATTCATAGTGTTAAGAAAGCGCTAAGGAGGGGTAAAGTACAGTAAGCTTCTGGTTTTTAAGACATTCGGAGATATTTTTATCGGATGACTTCGCGGATAGTATCTCTCAACGGCGCAACTCAGGCCGTGTGAAAATCGAGGATACAACCATGAAAAAAACGACTCTGGCACTTTTAATGACCGTCTTCACAGCCAGCACTTTGTTCTCCACTGTGACCCAGGCCGAAGGCCCTCCGGGACAGCAGTGGCATCAGCAGGGTGGCCATGATGGACGCGGCGGCCCTGAAGGGCATGATGGCCCAGGTCGTGGTCCGGATCATGGACGCGATGATCGTCATGACGATCGTGGCCGCGGCCCGGATCATCATTACGAGTCTCGTGACCGCTTTGCATGGCAGGGACATGACTTTCGTCGTGGCCAGCCGATGCCGCCACACTTCCGTGGCGATGACTACCGCGTAAGCGACTGGCATCAGCGTGGCCTGCGTGAACCACCACGCGGTGAGCACTGGGCGTATATCGACGGTAACTATGTGTTGATTGCGGCGGCGACAGGGGTAATTACCTCTATCCTGTTAAATAACGCTTTCCACTAAGTTCCTGCGCGGCTGGCACGCCCTGTGTCAGCCGCTTTGCTATCAGCTCTTCACACCACCATCCGCATTGGTTGCAGCCAATAATTGCGCCAAAAAGCAGCGGTATTCCACGGATTGCTTCCCGGCTTTCACCGCTATTCTGGTGAAAATATCATTATTCGCCCGCCCCGGAGCACCCGATGCCAGACAAAGATTCCGTTATTGAACGCCTCTCCCTTGAGGTTCTTGCCCTGCGAAATATTGTGCAGATGCTGATTGCCTACGGCAATGTACCCACCGGCGGCAAGCTGAACAAGTACCTCGAGAAAGTTGCCGATGATGTTGAACATCGCGATGGGCGTGAAGCAAATAAAGGTATTGCCGATGTGATTCGCAGCTATATTCGCTGACCGTTCGGCGTTAGCAACCCCCTATTTTCATATCATCAACACAGCCTTGACCCACGACAATCCGGCCCGCGATTAGCCTTCCTATAATCACACCCGTTTATCTTCTAACTGGTGCGAAAGTATGGCTTATCAGCTTGATATTAACTGGCCCGAATTTCTGGAAAAGTACTGGCAAAAGCAGCCGGTGGTATTAAAAAATGCCTTGCCGGGGTTTATTGATCCGATTACGCCGGACGAACTGGCGGGGCTGGCGATGGAAGCGGAAGTCGACAGCCGTCTGGTCAGCCATGCCAATGGTCAGTGGCAGGCCAGCAACGGACCCTTTGCGCATTTTGATGATTTGGGTGAAACCGGCTGGTCATTACTGGCACAGGCGGTTAACCACTGGCATGCGCCCTCTGCGGAGCTGGTGCGCCCGTTTCGCGTATTGCCGGACTGGCGTTTAGACGATTTGATGATCTCTTTTTCGGTGCCGGGCGGCGGTGTCGGACCGCATATCGATCAGTATGATGTGTTTATTATCCAGGGAATGGGCAGCCGCCGCTGGCGCGTGGGTGATAAACTCCCACTGAAGCAGTTTTGCCCGCATCCGGCGCTGCTGCATGTTGAGCCTTTTACGCCCATTATTGATGAAGATCTGGCGCCGGGCGACATTCTCTATATCCCACCTGGCTTCCCGCACGACGGTTTCACCCATCAGACCGCGCTAAACTACTCCGTTGGTTTTCGCGGACCCAATGGCCGGGATTTAATCAGCAGTTTCGCGGACTATGCGCTGGAACAGGATCTGGGTGGCGAACACTACAGCGATCCTGATTTAACCTGCCGCGAACATGCCGGGCGGGTGGAGGATTATGAGCTTGATCGTCTGCGCACGATGATGATCGATATGATTAATCAGCCGGGAGATTTTAAACAGTGGTTTGGTCGCTTTGTGACAACGCCGCGCCACGAGCTGGATATCGCCGCCGCACAACCGCCTTATCAGCAGAATGAGATTGTCGACGCGCTGATGGACGGTGAAGTGCTGACGCGCCTCAGTGGGCTGCGGGTGCTGCGGGTTGGTGACAGCTTTTTTATCAACAGCGACGGGTGGAAAACGGTTGATCCGGACGCGGCTGATGCGCTGTGTCGTTACACGCTTATCGGTAAACAGCAGCTGGGTAAAGCGCTCCACAGTCCGGCTTTCGTTGCTGAGCTCACCGGGCTGATTAATCAGGGTTACTGGTTTTTTTACGAGCAATAACACGATCAATTATGACTTCCGGACCGCGATATTATCCGGAAGTCATGGCCTGAATAGCAGGGGATCTGTCACCCGGCAGACAGCTCATGGCGGGCGGCTTCGGCGATAAAGTGGCTACGATCGCGATATATCGCCGGTTGTTCTCGCACGCGATTATCGATGCGACTGATCAGAGTATCAGGCAGTGCGATATTAATACGCTGTTGTTTACCATCAAACCGCGATAAATCAATATCGATAACCAACCAGCAATCATAATCCGCATATTCCCGATCGCCAGCATAGGCAAGATGACCGGCATCCTTTATCTGCTCAACTGAATATTTTCCGCTTAACAGCATATCTTCAACGGTTAACAGGATCGCTTCACGCACCATGGGGGCGATCTTGTCCTGCGAGTCAGCGGCGGAGAAGCACCCGTAGTCATAAGCTGAAAACGCAGGAACAATCATACCGTAAGCGGTGTTTTCATCTTTTGGCGTCTCTATGCCCACGGAAAAAAACATAATAACCTCCGAAAAAGGCGGGGACCTAAATCCCCGCCATTTTTTTAATGGATTTGACAGTGCCGAGAGGCAAGTCCTTTTTCGGATGCGGCACCGGGAAGGTTTTCCCGGTGATGGGTGACCACCATATCTGGTGGCTACCGCGGTTATGCCGTTTGAGTTCGCATCCGGCCTCTGCCAGCTCCTTTATCAGGTCAGTAGATTTCATTTGCCCTCCTGGCCCTGAATAAATAATACACACATATACACACATGACAAGATCCGCTTATCTTTTTATTTGCTTATGGGTAGCCGTTTAAACCGGCGTTTTTTAAACCCGGCTGATAACTATCGACTAGACTTAACTCACTGGAAGTAAAAGGAGAGAGCGATGTCTGAGAAAAATCCAACGATGCAGCGTGCTGGCAAAGATGACGAACACCCGGCAAAAGATCAGCCCAATAAGCATGGTGAGATCCCACGTAAGCGCGATGACAGTGAAGACGACAATAAAGACCCGTTTAAAGCCGACTAAAGTCAGTGAATAACCATCGCTGCTATCAATTGCCCCTCAAATGCTGGAAGATTGGGTCCATCTGAATAACCCCGGGGGTTTTTTGACCGTTCAGTGCCTGCTAAGCCAGGCGCTTTGCGTCATCCCCGGCGGGAAACGTGTATCCGCAGGAGACAACAGCATGAAACAAGGACCACTTGAGCTCGAAGAGCTGGAATGGCTGGAAGATGTACTGATGAAGTACGGCAACGACAATGCGATGCTGGACGTTTCGGAGCTGGACGGCTTCCTGACTGCTATCGTTTCTGGCCCGAACAAGCTGGAGCCGGGCGAGTGGCTGGTGGCGCTTTGGGGGGGGGAGAACAGTGTGCCGGAGTGGGAGTCAGAAGAGGAACTGCAGCGTTTCCTCGATCTCACCTTCCAGCATATGAACGATATCACAGAGCGACTTAATGACTATCCGGATCAGTTTGAACCGATTTTCGGCACCAGCCATCTGGATGATCAGGAATATACCATTGTGGAAGAGTGGTGCTTTGGCTATATGAAGGGCGTCGATCTCGATGACTGGTCATCCCTGCCGGAATCTCTGCAGCCTTCACTGGCAGCGATTGCCCTGCATGGTCGCGAGGAAAACTTTGCGCAAATCGATAATATGTCGCCGGAAGAGTTTCTTGGCAGCATTGAGAATATCCCACCTGCGGCGCTTAGCTTGCACGATTACTGGTTAAGCAAGCAGTCACCGCTACACTAAGCATATTGCGTTGTCGGTCACCGGGGCTGCTGTCGCCAGCAGCAGCCCCGGGATTACCTGGTGAGAATTATTTTATACAGGCAGAACACTGCTGGCGGCAGGTAATCTGCTGATAGAAATCATTCCCTTTATCATCGACAAGGATAAAAGCAGGGAAGTTTTCCACCTCGATTTTCCAAATCGCTTCCATTCCCAGTTCGGGGAAGGCAATGCACTCCAGACGCTTAATACTCTGCTGAGCCAGTACCGCCGCTGGTCCACCGATACTGCCAAGATAAAAGCCGCCATGTTTATGGCACGCATCGGTCACCTGCTGACTGCGGTTACCTTTCGCCAGCATAACCATGCTCGCGCCCTGCGACTGCAGCAAATCAACATACGAGTCCATCCGTCCTGCGGTGGTCGGGCCCAGCGAACCGGAAGCATAGCCCTCCGGCGTTTTGGCCGGTCCGGCATAATAGATCGGATGATCTTTCACGTACTGCGGCAGTGCTTCGCCGCGTTCAAGGCACTCTTTCAGTCTGGCATGGGCAATATCACGCGCCACCACGATGGTGCCGCTGAGCGAGAGGCGGGTCGCCACCGGGTAGCGGCTAAGCTGTTGCAGGATCTCAGCCATCGGGCGATTGAGGTCAACGTTTACCGTTTCGCCTTCACCCGCTTCACGTAAGGCCTGCGGGATATACTGACCAGGATTATGTTCCAGCTTCTCCAGCCAGATGCCGTCGCGGTTAATTTTGCCTTTGATATTGCGGTCGGCGGAACAGGAGACACCCATGCCGACCGGGCAGGATGCGCCGTGACGCGGCAGGCGGATCACGCGAACATCATGCACAAAGTATTTGCCGCCAAATTGCGCGCCCAGACCAAAGTTCTGCGCGGCCTCCAGCAGTTCCTGCTCCAGCGCCAGATCGCGGAATGCCTGACCATGCTCATTACCCTGATGCGGAAGCTCATCATAGTAGTGCGTGGAGGCCAGTTTAACGGTCTTCAGCGTCGCTTCTGCGGAGGTGCCGCCAATCACAAACGCCACATGGTAGGGCGGGCAGGCGGCGGTGCCGAGGCTGCGCATCTTGTCGATCAGATACTCTTTTAGTTTACCCGGACTGAGCAGCGCTTTGGTTTCCTGATACAGATAGGTTTTATTCGCTGAACCGCCGCCTTTCGCCATGCAGAGGAACTTATACTCCGCGCCATCCACGCTGTAGAGGTCAATTTGCGCCGGCAGATTGGTGCCGGTGTTTACTTCGTTATACATATCCAGCGCGGCGTTCTGCGAATAGCGCAGGTTGTTGTCGATATAGGTGTTATACACCCCACGCGACAACGCCTCTTCATCGCCGCCACCGGTCCAGACGCGCTGGCCTTTTTTGCCGACGATAATGGCGGTGCCGGTATCCTGGCAGGTTGGCAGAATGCCTTTGGCGGCAATTTCTGAATTTCTGAGGAATTGCAGCGCCACATATTTATCATTTTCACTGGCTTGCGGGTCATCAAGAATCGCCGCGACTTGCTGCTGGTGGGCAGGACGCAACATAAATGCGGCATCGTGAAAGGCCTGTTGCGCCAGCAGAGTCAGAGCCTGGGGATCAACGCTCAGCACCTCCTGACCGGCAAACTCGGAGACAGAAACATAGTCGCGGCTGATTAGCCGGTACTCGGTCTCATCCGCCGCCAGCGGAAAAGGCGCCTGATAATGGAAAGGTTTATTCGACATTTTTTTCTCACTTAATAAGCAATAAATTCAAATCTTCCAGCCATTTATTGAGCGGGCATCTGCCCGCCCCGTCGGTTATCCGAACATCATGGTCATCCACGGGTAACCGATAGCGATTAGCGCGGCAAGGAAGATGGCGCCGAAAATGCTGCCCAGCCGCCAGTAATCGGCGGTCGGCAGATAACCACTGCCGTAATAAATCGGACTTGGGCCGGTACCATAAGGTGTAATAATGCCCATCACGCCCTGCGAAGTCACCAGCATCAGACAGAACACCATCATATTCATGCCCGGAATGGTGGCGGCGATAGTCAGCATCGCCGGCAGCAGCGCGGTGGTATGGGCGGTGGTGCTGGCGAACAGATAGTGCAGCAGGTAATAGGCCAGTAACAGAATGATGGTTGCTTCGCCCGGGGAGATGCCGCTCATCAGCACGCCGCCCTCTTTACCCAGCCAGCTGATAAATCCGGTTGAAGAGAGACCATCCGCCAGCGCCACCAGGGTGGCGAACCAGACAAAGGTATTCCATGCCGGTTTATTACTGGTGATGTCATTCCATTCCAGCACGCCGGTCCACAGCATCAGGGTGATCACCAGCACCGCCGCGAGGGCTGGCTCAATCCAGCTGGCGGCGAAAATCCACATTATCAGCGCACAGCAGACAAACAGCAGCAGCAGAATTTCATTGCGTGACAGCTTGCCCAGTTTCTCCAGTTCCTGCTGCGCCCAGCGCGGCACCTCGTCGTTAACTTTAACCTGCGGTGGGTAGAACCAGTAAGCCAGCAGCGGCATGGTCAGCAGCAGCAGTGCGCCAACCGGCAGGAAGGCGATAAACCAGCTGCCCCACGCAATATTGATGCCGACGGTGCTTTTTACCAGCGCCAGCGCCAGCAGGTTGGGCGCCAGTGCGGAGAGAAACAGCGAGCTGTTGATACAGGTTGCGGTAATCGCCACCCACATCAGATAGGAGCCGATCTTACGGGCGCTGGGATCATTGGGTTTGGAGCCATACAGCGGCGGCAGGTTGGCAATAATCGGATAGATAGTGCCGCCACTGCGCGCGGTATTGGAGGGGGTAAAAGGCGCCAGCAGCAGATCGGCCAAGGTAATGGCGTAGCCCAGCGTCAGACTGCGGCGACCGAGGTATTTCACCAGGATCAGCGCCAGGCGGCGGCCAAAGCGGGTTTTATCATAGCCGGCGGCAAACATAAATGCGCCGAAAATCAGCCAGACCGTTGAGTTACCAAAACCGCTTACCGCCCATTTAAACGACTGGCTGGCGAGTTTGAAATTTGGCGCCGCCATCTGCTCCGGACTGAACAACAGCCACTGGCCGCCGAGGGCGATAATCACCACGGCGGTAAGGCCAATTACCGCGCCGGGTAAAGGTTCGATAATCAGGCCGACAATCACCCCAACAAAAATGGCGAAGAAATGCCATGCATAGGGCTCCAGTCCGGCAGGCACCGGCACCAGCAATAATATAATGGCGACCAGCGCGGGCAATAACATCGGGATCAGTTTTTTTATTTTCCCACTGGCAGAATGACCTGCTGGTGTTAACGGGGTGGATAAGGGAACGTTTGTCATATTTCAATCGTCTTTAAGAGTTAATAATTTTTTAGCGTGCAGAAATACAGATTGCTTTCTTTAGTTAATTAACTTTTTAAAGTTAATTAATGGTGGCGGCGACACTGATCTCTGCACCATTATCCGGTTCTGATTTGCTGAGGCGTTATTAACGCTGTTGATATATTTATATGATGCGACTTCCATATTAATTGCTGTTGATCCTGATCAAGAAAATATCCTGACAGGCAGCTTTTTAAAGAAATGCTTCTGCGTCGGCGGGCAGCAGTATCAGGGCATTCCAGGCAGTCAGGCCCTGCTGGCAACCGGCGGTGGACTGCGCGGCAGAACAGGGTAAATCTGTTTTTTGATTTTAATCATTAAATAAGCGAAAAAGCGCGGTGAGTGGCAAAACTATAATTAGTTAATTAACTAATGTTACTCCTCTGACCAGATAAAAAATATTATATTGGCATTATGACATCGGCCAATAACGACAATTAATAAAACCATAAGCCGATAACAAATTTAAAGTATATGCAACATTCTAAATTATGGAGAGGCTTATTATGAGCATCAGCGATCGGATATTAATGCCGTTTACTTTACCTAATGGGGTAGAGCTTAAAAACCGCCTGCTAATGGCGCCAATGACTACCTGTACCGGCATTAATAATGGGATGGTAAGTGCTGAACTGGTGGAATATTACCGGGTACGTGCCGGCAGTATTGGTACGGTTATTGTTGAGTGCTGTTTTATCGACAATAAAGGGCTGGCGTTTCCGGGAGCCATCGGTATTGACGATGACGATAAAATTGCCGGTCTGGCACAGATCGCCCGTGCGATTAAAAGTCAGGGATCGAAAGCGATTCTGCAGATCTACCATGGCGGCCGGATGGTGGAGCCGGAGCTGATCGGTGGTCGTTCGCCGGTGGCGCCAAGTGCGATCGCCGCGCCGCGCGAAGGTGCGGCTAAACCGCTGGCGCTGACCGCTGAACAGGTGGAGTACACCATCAGCCAGTTCGGCGACGGCGTGCGCCGCGCCATCGCCGCAGGCTTTGATGGTGTGGAGATCCATGGCGCTAACACTTACCTGATTCAGCAGTTTTATTCACCACACTCCAATCAGCGCAGTGACCGCTGGGGCGGCAGCCGCGATAAACGTACCCGCTTCCCGCTGGCGGTACTGGATATTACCCACCGTATGGCGCGTGAGTATGCGGACGACGCTTTTATTATCGGTTATCGCTTCTCACCGGAAGAGCTGGAAGAACCGGGCATCCGTTTTGACGATACGATGTATCTGCTGGAAAAACTGGCGGATCGCGGCCTGCATTATCTGCACTTCTCCATGGGCTATTTCCTGCGTCCGTCGATTGTTGATACCGGCGACAGCCGTCCACTGATTGAGAAATATATCGCCATGCGTTCCGTG
This is a stretch of genomic DNA from Winslowiella toletana. It encodes these proteins:
- a CDS encoding CesT family type III secretion system chaperone, whose amino-acid sequence is MAGSDTLKNLLIPLLQAAGEAAPVLDDSDSYTLSLSQDLMLELSETPQEFLTVSCLLDIPPERYDEWETLAILLQSNLLGLEHPPIITGLLIEQKKVILWTRQPFVVMDTQSMKVLVERFAQQAEHVQAWLLETPEMTSAEA
- a CDS encoding RcnB family protein, which codes for MKKTTLALLMTVFTASTLFSTVTQAEGPPGQQWHQQGGHDGRGGPEGHDGPGRGPDHGRDDRHDDRGRGPDHHYESRDRFAWQGHDFRRGQPMPPHFRGDDYRVSDWHQRGLREPPRGEHWAYIDGNYVLIAAATGVITSILLNNAFH
- a CDS encoding cupin domain-containing protein, producing MAYQLDINWPEFLEKYWQKQPVVLKNALPGFIDPITPDELAGLAMEAEVDSRLVSHANGQWQASNGPFAHFDDLGETGWSLLAQAVNHWHAPSAELVRPFRVLPDWRLDDLMISFSVPGGGVGPHIDQYDVFIIQGMGSRRWRVGDKLPLKQFCPHPALLHVEPFTPIIDEDLAPGDILYIPPGFPHDGFTHQTALNYSVGFRGPNGRDLISSFADYALEQDLGGEHYSDPDLTCREHAGRVEDYELDRLRTMMIDMINQPGDFKQWFGRFVTTPRHELDIAAAQPPYQQNEIVDALMDGEVLTRLSGLRVLRVGDSFFINSDGWKTVDPDAADALCRYTLIGKQQLGKALHSPAFVAELTGLINQGYWFFYEQ
- a CDS encoding type II toxin-antitoxin system HicB family antitoxin is translated as MFFSVGIETPKDENTAYGMIVPAFSAYDYGCFSAADSQDKIAPMVREAILLTVEDMLLSGKYSVEQIKDAGHLAYAGDREYADYDCWLVIDIDLSRFDGKQQRINIALPDTLISRIDNRVREQPAIYRDRSHFIAEAARHELSAG
- a CDS encoding type II toxin-antitoxin system HicA family toxin, producing MKSTDLIKELAEAGCELKRHNRGSHQIWWSPITGKTFPVPHPKKDLPLGTVKSIKKMAGI
- a CDS encoding UPF0149 family protein: MKQGPLELEELEWLEDVLMKYGNDNAMLDVSELDGFLTAIVSGPNKLEPGEWLVALWGGENSVPEWESEEELQRFLDLTFQHMNDITERLNDYPDQFEPIFGTSHLDDQEYTIVEEWCFGYMKGVDLDDWSSLPESLQPSLAAIALHGREENFAQIDNMSPEEFLGSIENIPPAALSLHDYWLSKQSPLH
- the fumA gene encoding class I fumarate hydratase FumA; this translates as MSNKPFHYQAPFPLAADETEYRLISRDYVSVSEFAGQEVLSVDPQALTLLAQQAFHDAAFMLRPAHQQQVAAILDDPQASENDKYVALQFLRNSEIAAKGILPTCQDTGTAIIVGKKGQRVWTGGGDEEALSRGVYNTYIDNNLRYSQNAALDMYNEVNTGTNLPAQIDLYSVDGAEYKFLCMAKGGGSANKTYLYQETKALLSPGKLKEYLIDKMRSLGTAACPPYHVAFVIGGTSAEATLKTVKLASTHYYDELPHQGNEHGQAFRDLALEQELLEAAQNFGLGAQFGGKYFVHDVRVIRLPRHGASCPVGMGVSCSADRNIKGKINRDGIWLEKLEHNPGQYIPQALREAGEGETVNVDLNRPMAEILQQLSRYPVATRLSLSGTIVVARDIAHARLKECLERGEALPQYVKDHPIYYAGPAKTPEGYASGSLGPTTAGRMDSYVDLLQSQGASMVMLAKGNRSQQVTDACHKHGGFYLGSIGGPAAVLAQQSIKRLECIAFPELGMEAIWKIEVENFPAFILVDDKGNDFYQQITCRQQCSACIK
- a CDS encoding DASS family sodium-coupled anion symporter → MTNVPLSTPLTPAGHSASGKIKKLIPMLLPALVAIILLLVPVPAGLEPYAWHFFAIFVGVIVGLIIEPLPGAVIGLTAVVIIALGGQWLLFSPEQMAAPNFKLASQSFKWAVSGFGNSTVWLIFGAFMFAAGYDKTRFGRRLALILVKYLGRRSLTLGYAITLADLLLAPFTPSNTARSGGTIYPIIANLPPLYGSKPNDPSARKIGSYLMWVAITATCINSSLFLSALAPNLLALALVKSTVGINIAWGSWFIAFLPVGALLLLTMPLLAYWFYPPQVKVNDEVPRWAQQELEKLGKLSRNEILLLLFVCCALIMWIFAASWIEPALAAVLVITLMLWTGVLEWNDITSNKPAWNTFVWFATLVALADGLSSTGFISWLGKEGGVLMSGISPGEATIILLLAYYLLHYLFASTTAHTTALLPAMLTIAATIPGMNMMVFCLMLVTSQGVMGIITPYGTGPSPIYYGSGYLPTADYWRLGSIFGAIFLAALIAIGYPWMTMMFG